DNA from Ignavibacteriales bacterium:
CCATTTTGGTGTTTGTTCTTCTTTCATTAGTCTTTTCTTGTCATTCAGACCTTGAGCTGGAATCTAAATTATTATATTAGAAAGATTCCCGCTTTTGCGGGAATGACCATAGTTTAAAAGGGATTTGTTGCCCACACTGTCACTTCTGGAATAAAACCTCTATCATCCATTTCTAAAGTTGAAACTATGGTGTGTGCTATTTCCAAAGGACGTAATTTATTTTTCACTTCAGCTTTTTCATTCCGATTGTTATCTCCAAATGCTGTTGTTACTTCACTGGGATTAACAAGAATAACACGAACATTATATTTCCTCAACTCTGCCTGCCAGCACTGCGTCATTCCGCGTAAAGCAAATTTGGATGAAGCGTAAACAGTTCCATTTGCAAAACCTTTTGTGCCTGCTGTTGATGCGATATTAATGATGTTTCCAGACTTTTGTTTCTTAAAAAGTTTAGCTGCTTCACTTGCCATAAGCGCTGCACCAAATACATTAACATCATAAATATGATGGAATGCTTTCATATCAAGTTCAGTAATTTCATTCCAAGCATCTCCAATTCCAGCATTGTTTATCAGACAATCGAGCTTACCAAATTCTTTTAAGAATAATACATAAGTATTGTGTACTTCGTTATCTATTGCAACATCTGCGTGGATTGCGAACGCACCGATTTCTTTTGCAACTTTATCCAGCTTTAATTTATCTCTGCCCGTAATTGCAACTTTGCCGCCTTTTTCGATTAGAAGTTTTGCAGTTGCTTTTCCAATTCCGGCGCTACCGCCGGTAACAAGGAATGTTGAATTATTAATATTCATTTGTGCCTCTTTTTATTGCAAAGTTAATAAGAAATCGGGAATAATGATTACTGATAATTACTCCCCGGATAAAGAAGATTGATTACAATTAAATGAATTTTAAAGTAGATTAAATCAAATAAATTCCACGCAATAAATAATCCCACTAATGCAAAAGCAGGTTTACGTACAAAGTTTAGATACTTTCTTCCTGTTTCTTCACTCAAATACATTGGAGGAACAGCACTGCCATCCAACGGAGGAAACGGAAGCAGATTAAAAACAAACAAAATAAGATTTAGCGAGAACATAACACTTATTATCTTTGCAAGAATTTCTGTCCAACCTGCACTTGCACCAGAAACAATTCCGGAAATTGTAATACTATCCGGTTGATAGAAAATTCCAAATGCAATACCAACGTGAATTATTATTACTGATATCATAAATAAAATAAAATTAGAGATTGGTCCTGCTGCTGCCATTGCTGCTGCCTTCTTTGGATAATCGTGGGCCCATTGAGGATTGTAAGGAGTACTTGCCCAACCGATCATCCAACCTCCTGCAATAAAAGAAAGTATGGGTACTAGAACAGTACCAAATGGTTCTCTTTTTATATGTGGAATAGGATTTAAACTTACTTGCCCTACTTTATGAGCAGTATCATCACCCATTTTATAAGCAGTAAATGCGTGCGCCGCTTCGTGAAATACAGTTGATAATAAAAAAATTACGTACCAAAGGATGCCGTCTGCTATGTTCATAAATGATTTTGATAAATTAATAACAATCGATTTAATGGAACTGTAACATAAACTAAATATGATTATTGTTCAACAAAATGATAAGCTGTCAATAGAAATGATAAGTTGGTTGGTTTAAAAAACTCAAATCTCTAATTTTAAAGTAGAAATAATATTAAATCTGTTAATTTCTTTTTCCCGGAGTTACAATGAAACTCAGAATATTTACATCTCTATTAATAATTCTAATTTCTTTTTCAATCTTTGCCCAGGATAATGACCAAGACAAAAAGAAGATAATAATCCTTACAAATCTGAAACATTTAACGGATTAAAATTCCGATCGATTGGTCCTGCCGTTACTTCAGGCAGGGTTGTAGATTTTGCAGTTAATCCTCATGATCTTAATGAATATTATGTTGCAGTTGCATGCGGTAATGTCTGGAGGACTACTAACTCGGGAACTAGTTGGAATCCAATTTTTGATAAATATGATTCACACTCAATCGGCTGTGTAACGCTTGATCCAAATAATCAACATGTTGTTTATATTGGAACCGGGGAAAACAATTCTCAGCGTAGTGTTTCTTGGGGCAATGGAATTTATAGAAGTGAAGACGGCGGAATGAGTTTTACAAATATTGGATTAAAAAAATCAGAACACATCGCAAAAATTTTAATTGACCCGCGTGATTCAAAAGTAATTTATGTTGCGGCTCAAGGTCCACTTTGGGGTCCTGGTGGCAATCGTGGTTTATATAAATCTACAAACTACGGAGCAACGTGGGATTCCGTTTTATACATAAGTCCTAACACAGGAGTTACAGATATTGTAATGGATCCACGAAATCCTGATGTTCTTTATGCAGCTTCGTATCAACGCAGAAGGCACGTTTGGACATTGATAAATGGCGGACCTGAAGGTGCAATTTATAAATCAACAGACGCAGGAAAAACTTGGAATAAGCTTACGAGCGGGTTGCCAAGTAGTGATGTAGGAAGAATTGGGCTAGCCGTTTCAACTGTAAACCCTGATTTTGTTTACGCAATTGTAGAAGCTGCAAATGATGGTAGCGGATTTTATCGTTCCACTAATCGTGGTGCGAGCTGGGAAAAGATGAGTGATTATAAAAATGTTAGCGCGCAGTATTACTCTGAAATCTTTTGTGATCCAGTTGATGTAAATAAAGTTTATGCTTTAGATACTTATTCTTCTATCACAACAGATGGAGGAAAATCGTTTGATCGCATTAGTACAAAGGGCAGACATATTTGATGATCATGCATTTTGGATTAATCCTAAGAATGCGAATCATTTTTTGATTGGGGGTGATGGCGGAATCTATGAAACTTTTGACGGCGGAAAACAATGGTTATTTAAATCGAATCTGCCAATAACTCAATTTTATAGAATAGCTATAGATAATTCTGAACCGTTTTATTGGGTTTACGGTGGGACACAAGATAACAATAGTCTTGGTGCACCTTCGCAAACAATTAATGAAGAAGGAATTATGAATTCTGATTGGATACCAACTCTTGGCGGTGATGGATTTGAACCGCAAGTTGATCCAACTGATCCTAATATTATTTATACGCAATACCAGTATGGTGAATTACACAGATACGATAAAAGGAGCGGAGAAATAACCCATATACATATTATGGAAGAGCTTGGAGGAGAACCATATAGAAGACATTGGGATTCGCCTTTAATTTTAAGTCCACATAAAACCACCAGACTCTATTATGCAGCAAATAAAGTTTTTAGAAGTGATGATAGAGGTGATAATTGGGAAGTAATTAGTCCCGATCTGTCCAGACAACTAGACCGCAACAAACTAAAAGTAATGGATATGATATGGAGTGTTGATGCCGTTGCAAAAAACGCTTCAACTTCGTTTTACGGTACAATTGTTTCACTTTCCGAATCACCAATTGTAGAAGGATTAATCTATGCCGGGACTGATGATGGTTTAATTCAGGTTACGGAAGATGGTGGGAAAAATTGGAGAAGAATAGAAAGTTTTCTGGATGTACCTGAGATGAGTTATGTTTCCTGTTTATTTGCTTCCGAGCACGATGCTAATACAGTATATGCAACATTTGATAATCATAAGATGGCTGATTTTAAACCATACGTTCTGGTAAGTAAAGACAGAGGGAAAAGTTGGAAATCAATCAAAGGTAATTTACAGGAAAACCAGGTCGTTTATTCGCTTATTCAGGATAACATAAAAGCGAATCTATTATTTGTTGGAACAGAGTATGGTATTTATTTTTCAATTAATGAAGGCAAAAACTGGATTCAACTCAAGGGCGGACTTCCAACTCAAGCGGTTAGAGATATGCACATCCAAACAAGAGAGAATGATCTTGTGATTGGAACATTTGGGAGAGGAATTTACATACTTGATAACCTCACTCCATTGCGTGAACTTTCTGAAAGTACTTTAAATGAAAACGCTTATAAATTATTTCCCGTTAAAGATGCTTTAATGTTTTTAAAAGAAACGCTACTTTCGGATCACAGGGTAGTACGCTTTATAAAGCTGATAATCCGGACTTTGGGGCTACATTTACTTACTATTTAAAAGAAGCACCTAAAACATTAAAACAGCAAAGACAAAAAAAAGAAAAGGAATTAATAAAAGATAATAAACCAGTTTATTACCCAACCTGGGAAGAGTTGAGAAAAGAAGATAATGAAGAATCACCGTATTTGCTTTTTACAGTTTATGACGAGTTGGGTAATGTAGTTAGAAATCTAAAATCAGATGTTAAATCAGGAGTTAACAGAATTACCTGGGATTTAAGATATCCTTCAACTGATCCAATTAAAAAATATCAAGTGATAATCCAAGCGGTATTCCTGTACTGCCGGGCAAGTATAGTGTTACAATGTCTATCAGTGTAGATGGTAAATTAAATCAAGTCGCAGGTCCGGAAAGTTTTGAAGCGAAGGTATTAAATAATGTAACACTACCAGCAAGTGATAGAAATGAATTAATCGCTTTCCAGAAAAAAGTTGCAGAACTAAACAGAGCTGTAATGGCTGCAGTAGAAATCAATGCTGATTTAACGAATAGAATTGAGTTAATTAAAACTGCTATTGAGCAATCACCCGGCTCACAAGTTGCTTTAATTGAACAGGCCAATATAATTGCTGAGAAAAATAGAGATATATACAGACTGCTGGTTAATGATCAAACTTTAACAAAACGAAATGAACCTGTTCATCCGGCGGTTATTGATCATATATCAGAAATTGTTTGGGGAATGTGGAGTACCTCCTCAGTCCCAACTCAATCACTTACAGATGGTTATAATGTAGCTAAAGAGGAATTCAAACCTTTGCTAGAACAATTAAAAAAGCTGCAAGAAGTAGATATAATAAATCTGGAAAACGAAATGGAAAAATATGATGCTCCATGGACGCCCGGAAGAAAAATGCCGGATTGGAAAGAATAACTTTTCTCTGCTACTCCTCCTTGGCGTCTCTAAAGTAAAGAATAACATTTAACCACAGAGGCGCTGAGATTACTTTAATAAAATCATTTTACGTGTTTGAATAAAGTCTACTGAACGCAAAATATAGAAATAAATTCCTGATGAAAGATTTGAAGCATTAAACTCTACTTCATAACTATCAGCATTTCTATACTCATCAACTAAGTTAGCAACTTCATTTCCTAGAACATCATATATTTTTAATGTAACAAATTGGCTGCTGCCAATTGCAAATTGAATACGGGTATTTGGATTAAACGGGTTTGGATAATTTTGTCCTAAATTAAATTTTGTTGGTATTTCTTTTAATTCTTTTACATCAGTAACAACTTTATTAACACTTTTATATAAGCCGTAATAATCCATTCCAGCAAAAAGATACCCCGTACTGTTTGTTAATAAACTCAATACATATTTATCCTCACCCATGCCTGATTTTACAAGTTGCCAAGTTTCTCCATTATTAGTTGAAGTATAAACCCAATAACCAAGTGTACCGGCGTACATTGAGCCATCTGAGTTAATAATTAAACTGCTGTAATCAGGTCCCGCTCCTGTTTTGTTTACCCAATTAATTCCATTATCTGTGGATTTATAAATGCCATAGCCAAGTGTTGACAAAAATACTTCATTCATATTATTTACTGCAAAAGCACTTGGTGTAAATGAAACAAAACCATTGGTTGTGCTATTCCAAGAACCGCCGTTATTATCAGAGTAATAAACTTTTCCATAGCTGGCAGCTAATATTCTTCCATTACTTAATTTTGTTATAGCATAAATATTATCAGTTTGATCGAATACCTGTTCCCAGTTAGTGCCGCCATCCGTAGAGCCATAAATTCCACCTTGCGTGGAAGTATAATTTAAACCAACATAAACATATCCGTTTTGATCGACATAAACGCAGTTCATTCCGGTCAAAGCATCCCAAACTTTATTCCAGGTAATTCCTCCATCGGTAGATTTATAAACACCACTGCCAAATTGTGAACCGATTGTGGCAGTATAAATATTCCCGGAATTATCTTTTGCAAAAGAAATTACCCAATGATTTGTCAAACCCGATTCACTCCATGAAAAACCCAGATCGGTGGATTTAAATATCCCTTTAGCATAAGTGCCTGCTAAAATGTTGTCTGAGGAATTGGTAATCATTGAGTAAACGCTGTAAAGAGAAGTGTTGTCTGACGGGAAATTTGTCTTTTCCCAAAAATCCTGTGAATAGCAAAAACTAATTGAAAGAATGAACAAAAAAAGTATTCTTGATTTCATAATCTCCCCTATGAGATGGTTTGATAAATTTTTCTACTACAAATATATTAAGATTTTATAACGACTGAAAGAAAGTGATCCGATTGTTTATTTTAATTTTATTTTGGTTTTTTTTTTTTTTTTTTTTTTTTTTTTTTTTTTTTTTTTGCCTTCTCTCCTCCTCCCCCAGTCTTAACTTTAATGGAACTTTAGCTTTAATAAGAGATTGATCAAAATTGAATGATTTGGTATTAATATTTTCATCTCTTTCAACAATCTTAATTTTGCAGCTTAGTTCAATAAGAGTATCACATAAAATAAATACCGATCTATGTTTATGGCGTATATCATAGAAATAAATACCTAATAAAGATTCGAGAAAATCAATAATTTCGGTTGGAGTTTTCATAGATTCTCCAATTTTTCTAAAATCCTCACCATTGCAAAAGTATCAAGTTTACAATACTCAAGTAAATTTGTTCTGGTATCTGCAATCTTCATTAAATCAGTTTCATAGTAAAGACTTTCAAATGCAACAGAAGCAAGTCCGCCTTCATTTATTTCTAAGTCTTTATAACTCAGTTCAGGAATTAAAGCCGGTAAAACATATTTGATTGAATACGATCCCTGCATTTTGTACGTATAATAATATTTTTTCTGAAACGGCAGCATCAAATCTTTAACACGATTTATTCGTTCCTCAATTTCTTTTTTGTATTTAGGAAAAGCCTCAGCAATTTCTTTTAGTCTTAACGCTTCAAAAGATTTATTGTATGTAAGAATGTCGCCTTCACTCTTAGTATCACGCAAAAGATTTTCTATAAACTTAACTCGCGGATCATTTCCTGTCTCAGCTAAAAATTCAAAATGTTCAACATTACTTTTCTTGCTTTTCTTGTAGTGCAAAGAATACTGAAATGGTATTTGCATATACGGCCTGGAATTATCAAACATGGGAACTGCGGGCTGAAATGTTTCAAAATCAATAAAGTAAATAGGATAATTTAAATTGGATAAAAATTCTTTTATTGCTTTTTTATCAATCAGATCTTTTTTGCTATTGTAAACTTCAAGCTGGAGCTTTGCATTTTTAGATAGATCCGCATCAGCGGGAACATCTTGCAGTTTAACGATACCATTTCTATAAAGATCATACTTTTTGTTAAGATGTATTCCTGAAAGATCGAAGATTGAGTTTTCCGGAATATGTTTTCTGCAATATTCATAAAAGCCGCAAGTGTAAGGATCGTAACAATGCTCGCCGATATCAATCACAGGTATTGATCTTCTTGCTAAAACTTTTTTTAAATCGTGTTACATTTTCCGCTACCCATTTTTGCAACGGCAGAATTAATTTTAAAACTGATTCTGTCATAAAGAGTTCATCCAGATTCAGTTCACCTTTTCTTACATATTGATTATTTATGTAAGTGATTGAAAAATCTTTAACCTTATACCCGCAATTAGAGATAACCCAATACTGTAAAGCCGCATCACGAATGTATGTTTCTGAAATTGATGTGGAGCTTTTTACCTCATAAACACTTAATCCGAATTTTTCATTAACCACAATATCTGCAACAGCAAGCACATCACTATAATTAAATGATGCTTCATAAATAACTTTTTGGTTTTCTTTAATGATTTTTTTTGTCTCTATGACAGCCTTATCATATTCAAATTGTGATTTGGGTGAAGCATCAATCCCATTTGGAAAAAGTTGTTGCGCTAACTTGCCAACATCAGTTCCGCGTTTAAAAATTGCTTTCTGCATATCAGAAAGCTGATCCATTTCATTATAAAGATGCTTATATAAGTAAAGATGTTTTTCGCATTGAACACCGCGAATAAAAGAAGATTTGCTGAGAAGATGTGAGCCCATTAAATATCCTATCTGCTATAATTTCCATATGTAATTTAGCCTTTTTACAAATCAATTTGGTAACTTGCCATACAATATTATACAGGGTATTGGATAGTGAAAATAATTTTAACGATAGCTTTATTCCTTTTTGCTCTGAATATTCTGGCGCAGGATAAATTTTATACTAAAGGTTTAGCAAATGGTTATGCCTGGACGGCTTCGCCCACTGTCAGTATGCTAGCATACACAAAGGGCGAATCACTTTCTAGAATGTTAAATCGTAGAAAATATCAAACTGAAATCCAGAGGGATGTTTCCTTTCCACTGGGCTGTGATTCAGAAATTGAAGATTTATTAAACGCCAAAGCATCTTCCACGATTGATTTGCAGACGATAGAGAAATTGATTGATAAGTTTTATGAAAAGGAAGAAAATTTAACTATTCCGGTTTTAGGAGCATATTGTTGTTGCATTAAAGAACTTGCCGGAAAAAGTGTCAAGGAAATTGAGATGTATAGAAAAGAATTATTAGAATTTTCTTCTGTGAAATCAGAAAAGTAGCGGTTCTTCAGGTTTCTGTTTAGATTTTTTTTCTTTTTTTTGATCTTTAAGAAAATCCGCAAAATCTTCTTTGGTAATAATATAAATTTTGCCAACTTGCGTGGATTTTAATGTTCCATTTTTTATATGGTATAATACCCCGGAATGACTCATATCTAAAAGTTTTGCGACTTCCTGAACACTAAATAAATCTTTCATAAGCTTTTCTGAAATAGTGAAACTAATTTTACTACGAAATTAAGGTATTAAGACAATAGTTTCAACGACCGCCAATGAAAGAATGTTGAAAGAAAAGATCAGAAATTGCAAAGACTTTTAATTTGCATTTGATAATGCGTTAATAAGTTGTTTCTTATTTTTTCTATCTTTGATTACAACACCCACATAACTTGCAACAAATATTGAGATTGCTAAACACAGTACGATTACACTTAATATGTTGCCATCACTCATACCTAACAAAACGTGTAAAGATTGAAGGGTAAGAAAAATTAATATTGCTTTCATTTCTACCTCTAATTATGATTTAATTACGAGGTAAAATTATGTAATCATTTTATCTCAAATTTAAACTTACTGTTACGATAACATTAACAAATTGTTAAGCGTACAAAATCTACTTCAATAAAATCATACTTTTTGAATATGGCATTCCATTTACGCGCAAAGTGTAAAAATACACGCCGCTTGATAATCCAACTCCATCAAAATTTAGCTTGTAACTTCCAGCAGGTTTTTCTTCGTTTACAAGAGAAGCAATCTCATTCCCAAGTACATCATAAATTTTCAAATCAACTTTTCCAGATGCTGTTAAATCAAAACTAATTATTGTGCTAGGATTAAATGGATTCGGGTAATTCTGGTAGAGAACAAATTCATCCGGAATATTTTTACTATTGTCATCTTCTACATCAGTAATGGGAGAAAATAAATTTTTATAAAAGGTAAAGTTCCCCGTGTACTCACCGATAATCATATCTTTTCTTCCATCACCGTCTAGATCGGCAAACCCAGGGGAGGAACTTTGATCAACTTCAATTCCCGCAAACATTGAATCTGCTCTTACCCAAACCGGAGTTGTTCTATTTCCTTCATTTCTATAATAAGTTATATCACCCCAAATGCTACCGATAATTAAATCATAGTCATCATCATTATCTATATCTGCTAGAGTTGGTCTTCTGTAATTTGGAAACGTTACCGTTGAAAAGGTTGATGTGTTTATTGTAAAAACATTGTTTCCATCGTTTGTGTAGTAGCTTGTTTGAATTCCATCTTCAGCACCCACAAGTATATCCAAATCATTATCTCCATCAAGATCAACCAACGAAGGGATGCTTGACCAACCAACATCAATACCACTAAACATAGTCGTGTTTTGAACAAAGCTTCCATTATTATTTAAATAAAGATACACCTGCCCGCTTAATGCCCCTGAGACAATATCATAATCATTATCATTGTCTATATCAACAAAAACAGGAGTGCTGTAAGAACTTAGTGAGATATTGGAAAAACTCATTGTGGTTTCATTAAATATGGGTTTTGCTGATGTACCCTCATTCTTAAAATAAACAAATTTACCCAACCAGGTTCCACTTAACAAATCATTATCACCATCGCCATCAAAATCTGCTAAAGATACTGTTGCACCGCCAGCATTAAGTTTTATTATTTTAAAGTAATCGGGATAATTTTGAAACGATGGGGAAGAAACTGTTCCAATATTTCTGTAAACATAAAGCACACCATTATCAGTCCCATAAACAAGATCATAATCTCCATCATAGTCCAGATCTACCAGATCAGGATTTTT
Protein-coding regions in this window:
- a CDS encoding helix-turn-helix domain-containing protein, which produces MKDLFSVQEVAKLLDMSHSGVLYHIKNGTLKSTQVGKIYIITKEDFADFLKDQKKEKKSKQKPEEPLLF
- a CDS encoding T9SS type A sorting domain-containing protein; this translates as MKSRILFLFILSISFCYSQDFWEKTNFPSDNTSLYSVYSMITNSSDNILAGTYAKGIFKSTDLGFSWSESGLTNHWVISFAKDNSGNIYTATIGSQFGSGVYKSTDGGITWNKVWDALTGMNCVYVDQNGYVYVGLNYTSTQGGIYGSTDGGTNWEQVFDQTDNIYAITKLSNGRILAASYGKVYYSDNNGGSWNSTTNGFVSFTPSAFAVNNMNEVFLSTLGYGIYKSTDNGINWVNKTGAGPDYSSLIINSDGSMYAGTLGYWVYTSTNNGETWQLVKSGMGEDKYVLSLLTNSTGYLFAGMDYYGLYKSVNKVVTDVKELKEIPTKFNLGQNYPNPFNPNTRIQFAIGSSQFVTLKIYDVLGNEVANLVDEYRNADSYEVEFNASNLSSGIYFYILRSVDFIQTRKMILLK
- a CDS encoding T9SS type A sorting domain-containing protein, with translation MKNLVFLFLVLSSINLFSQNWLKVDSVFSVSGVTVKSFSAPEFADLNNDGNPDLIIGNLDGVTDFFWNNSHSFPTTFSKDISVLAGVYGIGQINTNSAYPTFIDLDGDDVLDLVISGFNGLRYYKNIGTVYTPDFVPIDTIFTYVDLEIGTDSKPAFVDIDNDGDLDLFVGLGESFYGGVIAGKTLGYRNTGSETKPEFVLDSTLVDGIPDIGLNAYPTFADLDNDGDFDLLFGRDLQTLVYYKNTGTNQIPVWTQNTTTFSSVESTTYWKNPDLVDLDYDGDYDLVYGTDNGVLYVYRNIGTVSSPSFQNYPDYFKIIKLNAGGATVSLADFDGDGDNDLLSGTWLGKFVYFKNEGTSAKPIFNETTMSFSNISLSSYSTPVFVDIDNDNDYDIVSGALSGQVYLYLNNNGSFVQNTTMFSGIDVGWSSIPSLVDLDGDNDLDILVGAEDGIQTSYYTNDGNNVFTINTSTFSTVTFPNYRRPTLADIDNDDDYDLIIGSIWGDITYYRNEGNRTTPVWVRADSMFAGIEVDQSSSPGFADLDGDGRKDMIIGEYTGNFTFYKNLFSPITDVEDDNSKNIPDEFVLYQNYPNPFNPSTIISFDLTASGKVDLKIYDVLGNEIASLVNEEKPAGSYKLNFDGVGLSSGVYFYTLRVNGMPYSKSMILLK
- a CDS encoding site-2 protease family protein, with the translated sequence MNIADGILWYVIFLLSTVFHEAAHAFTAYKMGDDTAHKVGQVSLNPIPHIKREPFGTVLVPILSFIAGGWMIGWASTPYNPQWAHDYPKKAAAMAAAGPISNFILFMISVIIIHVGIAFGIFYQPDSITISGIVSGASAGWTEILAKIISVMFSLNLILFVFNLLPFPPLDGSAVPPMYLSEETGRKYLNFVRKPAFALVGLFIAWNLFDLIYFKIHLIVINLLYPGSNYQ
- a CDS encoding SDR family oxidoreductase, whose protein sequence is MNINNSTFLVTGGSAGIGKATAKLLIEKGGKVAITGRDKLKLDKVAKEIGAFAIHADVAIDNEVHNTYVLFLKEFGKLDCLINNAGIGDAWNEITELDMKAFHHIYDVNVFGAALMASEAAKLFKKQKSGNIINIASTAGTKGFANGTVYASSKFALRGMTQCWQAELRKYNVRVILVNPSEVTTAFGDNNRNEKAEVKNKLRPLEIAHTIVSTLEMDDRGFIPEVTVWATNPF